One region of Mucilaginibacter sp. 14171R-50 genomic DNA includes:
- the hisS gene encoding histidine--tRNA ligase, which yields MASIKPSVPKGTRDFSPAEMAKRNFIFDTIKGVFRKYGYQQIETPSMENLSTLTGKYGDEGDKLIFKILNSGDFLARADEHALAARNSNQITASISEKALRYDLTVPFARYVVQHQNEIIFPFKRFQVQPVWRADRPQKGRYREFYQCDADVVGSASLLNEAEFIMIYDEALSLLGLKDFSIKINNRKILSGIAQVIDKHDNIIDMTVAIDKLDKIGFDGVVKELLERGFSQADIDTIKPIILLEGSNDEKLASLRTALKNSEIGLQGCDEIQTVFDYVAACKPLTAKLELDITLARGLNYYTGAIFEVKTNEVAMGSIGGGGRYDDLTGMFGLKGLTGAGISFGADRIYDVLEELNLFPQSAEQSTQVLICCFDEQGEKYGLPLLQSLRSQNTNAELYPAGAKIKKQMEYANNKHIPYTVLIGSDEMQSGLLTFKNMETGEQEKLTADDILKKIKT from the coding sequence ATGGCATCCATCAAACCATCTGTACCAAAGGGTACCCGCGATTTCTCTCCCGCCGAAATGGCAAAGCGTAACTTTATTTTTGATACCATAAAAGGCGTATTCAGAAAATACGGTTACCAGCAGATAGAGACCCCCTCGATGGAAAACCTGAGCACCCTTACCGGCAAATATGGCGATGAGGGCGATAAACTGATATTCAAGATATTAAATAGCGGGGACTTCCTGGCCCGGGCAGATGAACACGCACTTGCCGCACGCAACTCAAACCAGATAACCGCCTCTATTTCAGAGAAAGCCCTTCGATACGACCTAACCGTGCCATTTGCCCGCTACGTGGTACAGCACCAAAACGAGATCATCTTTCCGTTCAAACGCTTCCAGGTGCAGCCGGTTTGGCGTGCCGACAGGCCGCAAAAAGGCCGCTATCGCGAGTTTTACCAGTGCGACGCGGATGTAGTGGGCTCGGCGTCGTTATTAAACGAAGCGGAGTTTATTATGATATATGACGAAGCCTTAAGCCTGCTTGGGTTAAAAGATTTCAGCATCAAAATAAACAACCGAAAGATACTATCGGGCATAGCCCAGGTTATTGATAAGCACGACAACATTATAGATATGACCGTTGCTATTGATAAGCTTGACAAAATTGGCTTTGATGGTGTTGTAAAAGAACTGCTTGAGCGTGGTTTTAGCCAGGCGGATATTGATACCATTAAACCTATTATCCTGTTAGAGGGCAGCAATGATGAAAAGCTGGCCAGCCTGCGTACGGCGTTAAAAAATTCTGAGATTGGCTTACAGGGATGCGATGAGATACAAACCGTATTTGATTATGTGGCGGCCTGCAAACCGCTAACGGCCAAACTGGAACTGGATATTACCCTTGCCCGTGGGTTAAACTACTATACCGGCGCTATTTTCGAGGTGAAAACCAATGAGGTAGCTATGGGCAGCATCGGCGGCGGTGGCCGTTACGATGACCTTACCGGTATGTTTGGCCTTAAAGGCCTTACCGGCGCAGGTATCTCATTTGGTGCCGACCGTATTTACGATGTATTGGAAGAATTGAACCTGTTCCCGCAATCGGCAGAGCAAAGCACACAAGTGCTTATTTGCTGTTTTGATGAGCAGGGCGAAAAATATGGCCTGCCATTATTACAGAGCCTGCGCAGCCAAAACACCAACGCCGAGCTTTATCCCGCGGGCGCTAAAATTAAAAAGCAAATGGAGTATGCCAATAACAAACATATCCCATATACTGTGTTAATTGGCAGCGACGAAATGCAAAGCGGTTTACTCACCTTTAAAAACATGGAAACGGGCGAGCAGGAAAAATTAACCGCTGATGATATCCTGAAAAAAATAAAAACCTGA
- a CDS encoding response regulator transcription factor — protein MNVLIIEDEKALAHELELFLVKNNYICEVSNNGISASEKIAVNLYDFILLDLGLPDYEGLDLLKEAKKANPEAACIILTARAEVNDRVKGLDLGADDYLAKPFSLLELQSRMQAITRRKFGITQNIIELDGFLVNLTERTIIYQDQAVNAITKKEFDLIAYMLLHKNRTLTRAQLSEHIWGSVINDDYDSNFIDAHIKNIRKKLSTFAPADWLETVRGLGYRIKTNV, from the coding sequence ATGAACGTACTGATCATAGAGGATGAAAAGGCGCTTGCCCACGAACTGGAGCTTTTCCTGGTAAAAAATAACTATATCTGCGAAGTAAGCAACAACGGTATATCTGCTTCCGAAAAAATTGCTGTTAACCTTTATGACTTTATACTGCTTGACCTGGGCTTGCCCGATTATGAAGGGCTCGATCTGCTTAAAGAAGCAAAAAAGGCCAACCCTGAAGCAGCTTGTATCATACTCACCGCCCGCGCCGAAGTTAACGACCGTGTAAAAGGGCTTGACCTGGGGGCCGATGATTACCTGGCAAAACCCTTTTCGCTTTTAGAGCTGCAAAGCCGCATGCAGGCCATTACGCGGCGCAAGTTTGGCATCACGCAAAATATTATAGAACTGGATGGCTTTTTGGTAAATCTTACCGAGCGTACCATAATATACCAGGACCAAGCCGTTAATGCTATCACAAAAAAAGAATTCGACCTTATAGCTTATATGCTGCTGCATAAAAACCGTACGCTTACCCGCGCCCAACTGAGCGAACATATATGGGGAAGTGTGATTAACGACGATTACGACTCAAACTTTATTGATGCCCACATCAAAAACATACGCAAAAAGCTAAGCACGTTTGCCCCGGCCGATTGGCTGGAAACCGTGCGCGGTTTAGGCTACAGGATAAAAACAAACGTTTAG
- the prfA gene encoding peptide chain release factor 1 — MLEKLELIFQRWKTVEGELSSPEAMADMKRFAQLNKEYKDLAKIVEQYNVYKNIMSNIETNKEILATEKDEEFREMAKMELDELLVKQDEMEEAIRLMLIPKDPEDSKNAIIEIRGGTGGDEAALFAGDLYRMYMRYCERRGWKTELVDYTEGTAGGYKEIVFNVNAEDAYGNFKYESGVHRVQRVPDTETQGRVHTSAASVVVLPEVDEFDIDLQVSDIRKDLFCASGPGGQSVNTTYSAVRLTHIPTGIVAQCQDQKSQLKNYDKALQVLRSRVYEMELQKHLEETSKKRKTMVATGDRSAKVRTYNYPQGRLTEHRIGLTIYNLTGVMNGDLQEIMEALQFAENAEKLKEGTVA, encoded by the coding sequence ATGTTAGAGAAATTAGAACTGATATTTCAACGCTGGAAAACCGTGGAAGGCGAATTAAGCAGCCCCGAAGCAATGGCTGATATGAAGCGTTTTGCCCAGCTGAATAAAGAATATAAAGACCTGGCTAAAATTGTTGAGCAATATAATGTGTACAAAAACATTATGAGCAACATTGAAACCAATAAAGAAATATTAGCTACCGAGAAGGACGAGGAGTTTCGCGAGATGGCTAAAATGGAACTGGATGAGCTATTGGTTAAACAGGATGAAATGGAAGAGGCCATTCGCCTGATGCTGATACCAAAAGACCCGGAAGATTCTAAGAATGCCATTATAGAGATACGGGGCGGTACAGGTGGCGACGAGGCTGCCCTTTTTGCAGGCGACCTTTACCGTATGTACATGCGCTACTGCGAGCGACGCGGCTGGAAAACCGAATTGGTTGATTATACCGAAGGTACAGCCGGAGGGTATAAAGAGATTGTATTTAACGTAAACGCAGAGGATGCTTACGGTAATTTTAAGTACGAAAGCGGGGTACACCGTGTGCAGCGTGTGCCCGATACCGAAACACAGGGCCGTGTGCATACATCAGCAGCATCGGTAGTGGTACTGCCCGAGGTTGATGAGTTTGATATCGACTTACAGGTAAGCGATATACGTAAGGATCTTTTCTGCGCATCAGGGCCGGGCGGGCAATCGGTAAATACTACGTATTCTGCTGTGCGTTTAACACATATCCCTACTGGTATTGTGGCACAGTGTCAGGATCAAAAGTCGCAATTGAAAAATTACGACAAGGCTTTGCAGGTGTTACGTTCGCGTGTTTACGAAATGGAACTGCAAAAACACCTGGAAGAAACATCAAAAAAGCGCAAGACCATGGTTGCCACGGGTGATAGAAGCGCTAAAGTGCGTACTTATAATTACCCGCAGGGCAGGTTAACTGAACATCGTATAGGCCTTACCATATACAACCTAACCGGCGTAATGAACGGAGACCTTCAGGAAATAATGGAAGCCCTGCAATTTGCTGAGAACGCCGAGAAGCTTAAAGAAGGAACTGTAGCCTGA
- a CDS encoding FAD:protein FMN transferase, which yields MLAVKKLTGASTIFTREMRLMGNRFEISLVANDPAWAYERIDSAISEINRVDKLLSTFTEDSIINDINRNAGVKPVRVGAEIFRIIERALEISSLTEGTFDITYAAATTISIDKSPDANAGTATALKKKVNLTNYTNVVLDFATQTVFLKNKGMRIGLGAVSRGYAADRAKYILQLEGVSSGVINAGGDLLTWGLQPDNTPWTIAAADPSQAAQPHAGVNISNMAVATSYNTDKYTNLTNSKVIGDINPADGFPVSKIKSVSIITPGAELADAMATPVIAMGVNAGLYLINKLNQMACIIIDDHARVYTSKHISVAM from the coding sequence ATGCTGGCAGTAAAAAAATTAACAGGCGCGTCAACCATATTTACACGCGAAATGCGTTTAATGGGTAACAGATTCGAAATTAGTTTAGTGGCTAATGATCCTGCGTGGGCATATGAGCGTATAGATAGCGCCATCAGCGAAATAAATCGCGTTGATAAATTGCTTAGCACCTTTACTGAAGACAGTATAATAAACGACATAAACCGCAATGCCGGCGTTAAACCGGTGCGGGTAGGTGCAGAAATATTCCGCATTATTGAAAGGGCGTTGGAAATTTCATCATTAACCGAAGGCACTTTTGACATTACTTATGCTGCCGCAACAACTATCAGCATCGATAAAAGCCCTGATGCTAACGCCGGCACTGCAACAGCTTTAAAAAAGAAAGTTAACCTGACAAATTATACCAACGTGGTGCTTGATTTTGCCACGCAAACCGTTTTTCTAAAAAACAAGGGTATGCGCATAGGTTTGGGTGCTGTTAGCCGCGGTTACGCTGCAGACAGGGCTAAATATATATTACAGCTAGAAGGCGTAAGCAGCGGCGTTATTAATGCCGGTGGCGACTTGCTAACCTGGGGCCTGCAGCCCGATAATACACCCTGGACCATTGCCGCCGCCGACCCATCGCAGGCAGCCCAACCACATGCAGGTGTCAACATCAGCAACATGGCGGTAGCTACTTCATATAACACCGATAAGTACACCAACCTGACTAATAGTAAAGTTATCGGTGATATCAATCCTGCGGATGGTTTCCCGGTTAGTAAAATTAAAAGTGTAAGCATTATAACTCCCGGCGCAGAGCTTGCCGATGCTATGGCAACCCCTGTAATTGCAATGGGCGTGAACGCCGGCTTGTATCTGATTAACAAACTGAACCAAATGGCATGTATTATTATCGATGATCATGCCCGTGTATATACATCGAAACATATTAGTGTAGCGATGTAA
- a CDS encoding L-histidine N(alpha)-methyltransferase, protein MASTNAATQQTVNTIADHQFYKDVIAGLASTPKHLDSKYFYDAHGDKLFQELMNCEEYYPTNCEMEIFTSQTAELCKAIIAGGDAFDMIELGAGDATKSTQLLKYLIDNKAEFTYLPIDISENVISYLNITLPVTLPGIKITGLNGEYFDMLRKAASISNKRKVVMFLGSNIGNMPVDVAQGFCRELHNNLSKGDMVLIGVDLKKNPKTVLAAYNDKEGITKRFNINLLERINRELGGDFNTTQFDHYATYNPETGACKSYLISLADQRVKIGSETISFQKDEYIDMEISQKYTAGQVDVMAAGAGFKPLNQFFDSKKWFVDAIWIAA, encoded by the coding sequence ATGGCATCTACCAATGCAGCAACACAACAAACGGTTAATACTATTGCCGATCATCAGTTTTACAAGGACGTTATAGCCGGATTGGCATCTACGCCTAAACACCTCGACTCGAAATATTTTTATGATGCCCATGGCGATAAGCTTTTCCAGGAGCTGATGAACTGCGAAGAATATTATCCAACCAATTGCGAAATGGAGATCTTCACTTCGCAAACGGCAGAACTATGTAAAGCCATTATTGCCGGTGGCGACGCGTTTGACATGATAGAGCTTGGCGCGGGCGATGCCACAAAATCAACCCAGCTGTTAAAATATCTGATAGATAACAAAGCGGAATTTACTTACCTGCCTATTGATATCTCCGAAAATGTAATATCTTATCTAAATATTACCCTTCCGGTTACCCTCCCAGGCATAAAAATTACCGGGCTTAACGGCGAGTATTTTGATATGCTGCGCAAAGCGGCCTCAATTTCAAATAAACGCAAGGTGGTGATGTTCCTCGGTTCAAACATTGGCAATATGCCGGTTGATGTAGCACAGGGCTTTTGCCGTGAATTACACAATAACCTATCAAAGGGCGACATGGTACTTATAGGGGTAGACCTGAAAAAAAACCCTAAGACGGTTTTGGCCGCTTACAACGATAAAGAAGGTATTACCAAACGCTTCAATATAAACCTGCTTGAACGTATAAACCGCGAACTTGGCGGCGACTTTAACACCACCCAGTTTGACCATTATGCAACTTACAACCCCGAAACAGGTGCATGCAAAAGCTACCTTATTAGCCTTGCCGACCAGCGCGTAAAAATTGGCAGCGAAACCATCTCTTTTCAAAAAGATGAATATATCGATATGGAGATTTCACAGAAATACACGGCAGGTCAGGTGGATGTTATGGCTGCCGGTGCAGGATTTAAACCGTTAAACCAATTCTTCGACAGCAAAAAATGGTTTGTAGATGCTATCTGGATAGCAGCGTAG
- a CDS encoding UDP-2,3-diacylglucosamine diphosphatase — protein MPTGKNLYFASDFHLGAGGYPSSRGREDRIIRWLDMIKDDCAELFLMGDVFDFWFEYKTVVPKGYIRFLGKLAQLTDAGVKLYLFKGNHDMWMFDYFVEELNATIIANELEIERGGKAFYLHHGDGLGPGDKFYKFLKKFFRSRVCQWLFARLHPNLGVGIANAWSQQSRISNKQDVEKIQHQQEWLEAYALEVLKNKRYDYFIFGHRHLPLDIALPGNSRYVNLGEWVNYNTYAVFDGESLELKYFEGNK, from the coding sequence ATGCCAACCGGTAAAAATTTATACTTTGCTTCTGATTTTCATTTAGGCGCCGGTGGCTATCCTTCGTCGCGCGGGCGCGAAGATCGCATTATCCGCTGGCTCGATATGATCAAAGATGATTGCGCCGAACTTTTTTTAATGGGCGATGTATTTGATTTTTGGTTCGAATATAAAACCGTAGTGCCTAAAGGTTATATCCGTTTTTTAGGGAAACTGGCCCAGTTAACCGATGCCGGTGTAAAGCTTTATCTTTTTAAGGGCAACCACGATATGTGGATGTTTGATTACTTTGTAGAGGAGCTAAACGCTACTATTATTGCTAACGAGCTGGAAATTGAACGCGGCGGCAAAGCTTTTTACCTACACCATGGCGATGGCCTTGGCCCCGGCGATAAATTCTATAAATTCCTTAAAAAGTTTTTCCGCAGCCGGGTATGTCAATGGCTGTTTGCCCGCTTACACCCCAATTTAGGCGTGGGCATAGCCAACGCGTGGTCGCAGCAGAGCAGGATAAGTAACAAGCAGGATGTTGAAAAGATACAACATCAGCAGGAATGGCTGGAAGCCTATGCCCTTGAAGTTTTGAAAAACAAGCGTTACGATTATTTTATTTTCGGACACAGGCATTTGCCTTTGGATATTGCCCTGCCGGGAAACAGCAGGTATGTAAACCTGGGCGAGTGGGTAAATTACAATACCTACGCTGTTTTTGATGGTGAAAGTTTGGAATTAAAGTACTTTGAAGGCAATAAATAA
- a CDS encoding SPFH domain-containing protein, which translates to MTPSSIITYLVIFFIIIVVLSSFVTVKQGTIAVVTVFGKYRRILTPGLNFKIPLIENIYSKISIQNRSVELEFQAVTFDQANVYFKAMLLYSVLDQSEESIKNVAFKFVDERNLMQALIRTVEGSIRAFVATKRQSEVLILRRDIVEHVKEQLDAILEGWGYHLQDLQLNDITFDDIIMKSMSQVVASNNLKAAAENEGQALLITKTKAAEADGNAIKISAEAERQAAQLRGQGIALFREEVAKGMTMAAKEMQTANMDTSVILFTMWTESIKHFSENSKGNVIFLDGSADGMQRTMKEMMSLNLLDKQEVKK; encoded by the coding sequence ATGACACCATCATCAATTATCACGTATCTTGTAATATTTTTTATCATTATCGTTGTCCTGTCGTCGTTCGTAACGGTAAAACAGGGCACTATCGCTGTAGTAACCGTATTTGGTAAATATCGCCGTATATTAACGCCGGGGCTCAACTTTAAGATCCCGCTTATCGAGAATATTTACTCAAAAATATCTATCCAGAACCGCTCGGTCGAACTGGAATTCCAGGCTGTAACGTTCGACCAGGCCAATGTATATTTTAAAGCCATGCTGCTTTACTCGGTGTTAGATCAGTCGGAAGAAAGCATCAAAAACGTAGCGTTTAAGTTTGTTGACGAGCGCAACCTGATGCAGGCGCTTATCCGCACCGTCGAAGGCTCTATTCGTGCTTTTGTGGCTACCAAACGGCAAAGCGAGGTGCTGATACTACGCCGCGATATTGTAGAACACGTTAAAGAACAACTGGATGCCATACTGGAAGGCTGGGGTTACCACCTGCAGGACCTGCAACTGAACGATATCACTTTTGACGACATCATCATGAAGTCGATGAGCCAGGTAGTGGCCTCAAATAACCTGAAAGCCGCTGCCGAAAACGAGGGCCAGGCTTTACTGATCACTAAAACAAAGGCAGCGGAAGCTGATGGTAATGCCATTAAAATATCTGCCGAGGCTGAACGCCAGGCCGCACAGCTACGCGGGCAAGGCATAGCGTTATTCCGCGAGGAAGTAGCCAAGGGTATGACCATGGCCGCCAAAGAAATGCAAACGGCCAACATGGATACGTCCGTTATCCTGTTCACCATGTGGACAGAATCGATAAAACATTTTTCAGAAAACTCAAAGGGCAACGTCATTTTCCTGGATGGCTCGGCCGATGGCATGCAGCGCACCATGAAAGAAATGATGAGTTTAAACCTTTTGGATAAGCAGGAAGTCAAAAAGTAA
- a CDS encoding DUF922 domain-containing protein encodes MIFKYLRAFCAGVVLCLILNPVWAQPHRTLTVNDFLGAPRPNGRGVIAYTNCTIDFKYQATRNDGYYQLRFNVRMFMNNYKSWIDRSRITSADQLAEILKHEQGHYTIAYLEQQEVLRAVERTRFTANYNAEAMGIFNRIDAKYKQLNQDYDEDTQHMVNRQQQHSWDIYFAKRLQFMPQENASL; translated from the coding sequence ATGATTTTTAAATATTTACGAGCTTTTTGCGCCGGTGTTGTGTTGTGCCTTATACTAAACCCCGTTTGGGCTCAGCCCCATCGCACCTTAACGGTTAACGATTTCCTGGGGGCCCCGCGCCCAAATGGCCGCGGTGTAATAGCTTATACTAATTGCACTATCGATTTTAAATACCAGGCCACCCGCAATGATGGCTACTATCAACTGCGTTTTAACGTGCGCATGTTCATGAACAACTACAAATCGTGGATAGACCGTTCGCGAATAACGTCTGCCGATCAGTTGGCCGAAATATTAAAACACGAACAGGGCCATTATACCATTGCCTACCTGGAGCAGCAGGAAGTGTTACGAGCAGTTGAACGCACCCGTTTTACGGCGAACTACAATGCTGAAGCGATGGGCATTTTTAACCGGATAGATGCCAAATATAAACAGCTTAACCAGGATTACGACGAGGACACCCAACATATGGTAAACCGGCAGCAACAGCACAGCTGGGATATCTATTTTGCCAAACGCCTGCAGTTTATGCCTCAGGAAAACGCGAGTTTGTAG
- a CDS encoding OmpA family protein, with translation MKTLKIKIATYSIALASLGVIASGCNSLTKTQKGAAIGAGAGGTIGAFIGKAAGNTALGAIIGGAVGGTAGAFIGRNMDRQAAEIKQTVPGATVTREGEGILVKFDSGILFDTNSSELKPAARTNLANLATSLQNNPQTNILIVGHTDNTGTDEYNQNLSVRRAESVKSYIAANNVANSRLTTSGKGESEPIADNNTVEGRSQNRRVEIVIVANDAMKNQAKQATN, from the coding sequence ATGAAAACACTAAAAATAAAAATCGCTACTTACAGTATTGCGTTAGCTTCGTTGGGCGTAATAGCCTCAGGTTGTAATTCACTTACCAAAACACAAAAAGGCGCGGCTATTGGCGCAGGTGCCGGTGGTACCATTGGTGCCTTTATAGGCAAGGCAGCAGGTAATACCGCGTTGGGCGCCATTATAGGTGGTGCTGTTGGCGGTACCGCCGGGGCATTTATTGGCCGAAACATGGACAGACAAGCTGCAGAAATAAAACAAACTGTACCCGGGGCAACCGTTACCCGCGAAGGCGAAGGTATTTTGGTGAAATTTGATTCGGGTATTCTGTTTGATACTAATTCGTCAGAACTTAAACCTGCTGCGCGTACCAACCTGGCTAACCTGGCAACCTCGTTACAAAACAACCCGCAAACTAATATCCTGATTGTGGGCCATACGGATAATACCGGTACCGACGAGTACAACCAAAACCTTTCGGTACGAAGGGCCGAGTCGGTAAAATCATACATCGCAGCAAATAACGTGGCCAACTCGCGCTTAACTACCAGCGGTAAAGGCGAAAGCGAACCAATTGCAGATAACAACACCGTTGAGGGCCGCAGTCAGAACCGCAGGGTCGAGATCGTGATCGTAGCGAACGACGCCATGAAAAATCAGGCCAAACAAGCCACTAATTAA
- a CDS encoding cell wall metabolism sensor histidine kinase WalK translates to MKLTTKLTLFNAISKLVIVTLFILLLPNIIENINKSYNDSRLLKQKNKLLQIVKEKGIQTYIENGESYGMYLPLKEEYISLDEVEPGYHLDTIRDEQRLVERDTIDYRILSHTFKVDNKNYLLEIGKSTETIGETTGPLQNIAFQLLLGMILLTILADQIFSTYILRPLNIIIKTKLIGNKFPKFTVYKEVKTSTTDFQLLDLSIHKMVETIETTFQKEREFISNASHELMTPISILQSKIENMFELDIADELKVRLLEMQKILNRLKSITKTLLLISQIENEQFLKEDKISARYLLQDVYDEISIRLQDRNISLAILVIDDVELINVNKFLLFNMLFNLINNAIKYNKPDGEITVSAQWVKNNYTISIADTGIGIADEELPYIFNRFKKLKQSLSQDSFGLGLPIVKSIAVFHKIGINVVSEKGEGSTFTLTFPQKVTGELPAK, encoded by the coding sequence TTGAAACTTACAACTAAACTTACGCTGTTTAATGCCATATCAAAATTGGTTATTGTAACCCTTTTTATATTGCTGCTGCCCAATATTATCGAAAACATTAACAAAAGCTATAACGATAGCCGCCTGCTGAAACAAAAGAATAAGCTTTTACAAATAGTTAAAGAAAAAGGCATACAAACCTATATCGAAAATGGCGAAAGCTACGGTATGTATCTCCCTTTAAAAGAAGAGTACATTAGTTTGGATGAAGTAGAGCCCGGTTATCATTTAGATACCATAAGGGATGAGCAGCGCCTTGTTGAGCGCGACACCATTGACTACCGCATATTAAGCCATACTTTTAAAGTGGATAACAAAAACTACCTGTTAGAAATAGGCAAAAGTACCGAAACCATTGGCGAAACTACCGGCCCGCTGCAAAACATTGCGTTTCAGTTATTGCTCGGGATGATTCTGCTCACCATTTTGGCCGACCAGATATTTTCTACCTATATCTTACGCCCGCTTAACATTATTATTAAAACAAAGCTAATCGGCAATAAGTTCCCAAAATTTACGGTTTACAAAGAAGTTAAAACCAGCACTACCGATTTTCAGCTGCTCGATCTCAGCATCCACAAAATGGTCGAGACCATTGAAACCACCTTTCAGAAAGAGCGCGAATTTATATCCAACGCCTCGCATGAACTGATGACCCCAATTTCTATCCTGCAATCAAAGATCGAAAACATGTTTGAGCTTGACATTGCCGACGAACTGAAAGTGCGCCTCCTGGAAATGCAGAAAATACTTAACCGTTTAAAAAGCATTACCAAAACCTTGCTGCTGATATCACAAATAGAGAACGAGCAATTTTTAAAAGAAGATAAAATATCCGCCCGCTACCTGTTGCAGGATGTTTACGACGAGATATCCATCCGGTTGCAAGACCGCAACATCAGTTTGGCCATTTTGGTAATAGATGATGTTGAACTGATCAATGTAAATAAGTTTTTGCTGTTTAACATGCTATTTAACCTTATTAATAACGCCATTAAATACAACAAGCCCGATGGCGAAATAACCGTGAGCGCGCAATGGGTAAAAAACAATTATACCATCAGCATAGCCGATACTGGTATTGGCATAGCCGATGAAGAGTTACCATACATATTTAACCGTTTCAAGAAACTAAAGCAATCCCTTTCGCAGGATAGCTTCGGACTTGGCTTGCCTATCGTTAAATCAATAGCGGTTTTTCATAAAATAGGGATTAACGTAGTTTCTGAAAAAGGAGAGGGCAGCACATTTACGTTAACCTTCCCGCAAAAAGTTACCGGGGAACTGCCGGCTAAATAA